A single region of the Pseudomonas mandelii genome encodes:
- a CDS encoding AraC family transcriptional regulator, producing MPANGQLSLERAIPTLKALPRPLFARAESLNAGSWTPPHRHDWVQFSYAISGVLGVHTAEGSFFAPPQWGIWIPADLEHQVVTSMRAEMRSLYVRREDCEWADGRCRVLEVTPLARELIKRFCLLPVEYPQGDSPETRLVNVLLDQLANLPEVGFSLPLPRHERLLGLCNELIERPELSVTLQEWAQRLGTSEKTLMRLFQRETGLSFRGWRQRMRLLSSLSLLEEGDSVTHAALSCGYDSTSAFIAAFKGLFGFTPGELFKQ from the coding sequence ATGCCGGCTAACGGACAACTTTCCCTCGAACGGGCCATTCCGACGCTGAAGGCGCTACCGCGTCCGCTGTTCGCTCGGGCGGAAAGTCTGAATGCCGGGTCGTGGACGCCACCTCATCGCCACGATTGGGTGCAGTTTTCCTACGCCATCAGCGGCGTTCTCGGCGTGCACACGGCTGAGGGCAGTTTCTTTGCGCCGCCGCAGTGGGGGATCTGGATTCCGGCGGACCTCGAACACCAAGTGGTGACCTCGATGCGCGCCGAAATGCGCAGCCTTTACGTGCGCCGCGAGGACTGTGAGTGGGCCGACGGGCGTTGTCGGGTGCTGGAAGTCACGCCGCTGGCCCGGGAGCTGATCAAGCGTTTTTGCTTGCTGCCGGTGGAGTATCCGCAGGGCGATAGCCCGGAAACGCGGCTGGTGAATGTGCTGCTGGATCAGTTGGCGAATCTGCCGGAGGTGGGGTTTTCCCTGCCGTTGCCGCGTCATGAACGGCTGCTCGGGTTGTGCAATGAGCTGATCGAACGTCCGGAGCTCAGTGTGACGTTGCAGGAATGGGCGCAACGCCTGGGCACCTCGGAAAAGACGCTGATGCGCTTGTTCCAGCGCGAGACCGGGCTGAGCTTTCGCGGGTGGCGACAGCGAATGCGGTTGCTGTCGTCGCTGAGTTTGCTGGAGGAGGGCGACAGCGTGACCCATGCCGCGCTGTCTTGTGGGTATGACTCGACGTCGGCGTTTATTGCGGCGTTCAAGGGGTTGTTCGGCTTCACACCCGGTGAATTGTTCAAACAGTAA
- a CDS encoding methyl-accepting chemotaxis protein, whose translation MVSTAFHEMVATANEVARSCSQAAESADSGQRQARQGQQQIDAAVTSVDRLSQEIEQSAQSMQQLERDSNDIQSILGTIRSIAEQTNLLALNAAIEAARAGEQGRGFAVVADEVRALAKRTADSTAEIDGLLGNLAKRTSQVTQQMHASLEVSQQSVTRIGEARSSFGLIRESVDVIRDMNTQIATAAEEQHQVAEDINRHISQIHGDAQLVAELANSARLDSQSLAGLSNELDGLVRRFRT comes from the coding sequence ATGGTGTCCACGGCGTTCCATGAAATGGTCGCCACCGCCAACGAAGTCGCGCGCTCATGCAGCCAGGCGGCAGAATCCGCCGACAGTGGCCAGCGCCAGGCGCGTCAAGGTCAGCAACAGATTGATGCGGCCGTGACCAGCGTTGATCGCCTGAGCCAGGAAATCGAACAGTCGGCGCAGTCGATGCAACAGCTCGAACGCGACAGCAACGACATCCAGTCGATCCTGGGGACCATTCGCTCGATTGCCGAACAGACCAACCTGCTGGCCCTGAACGCCGCCATTGAGGCTGCACGGGCCGGTGAGCAAGGTCGCGGGTTTGCAGTGGTGGCGGATGAAGTCCGGGCACTGGCCAAACGCACGGCGGATTCCACGGCGGAAATCGATGGCTTGCTGGGCAACCTGGCCAAGCGCACCAGCCAAGTGACTCAACAGATGCATGCGAGCCTGGAAGTGTCGCAACAATCGGTGACCCGCATCGGTGAAGCGCGCAGCAGTTTCGGGCTGATTCGTGAGTCGGTGGATGTGATTCGCGACATGAACACGCAGATCGCCACGGCGGCGGAAGAACAGCATCAGGTGGCCGAAGACATCAACCGGCACATCAGCCAGATCCATGGCGACGCGCAGTTGGTGGCAGAACTGGCGAACTCGGCGCGCCTGGACTCGCAGAGCCTGGCCGGGTTGTCGAATGAACTGGACGGGTTGGTTCGTCGCTTCAGGACCTGA